The proteins below come from a single Halobacteriovorax sp. DA5 genomic window:
- a CDS encoding site-specific integrase, with product MAARIVIQDRRTKKKVVYDYEQLKDKGQDEKDIPFDPKLQKKFYEAYVNRRSKKDIRIRVQRKVKCKTLADARKVEKKLIQHATELIAREESKGNTWGAIIDLWEFEAKRDYDEVGVCRNPQTGKVIKLKTVHNSVAMLKEYTKDWLQTPASELTRVHGKAVIRSAEEVYEAYGSVKRLRGVIQSVYNFGIEEGIITGIKKTPVCGVGIDLKEEDTLPEILTAKQVRTLLHEAKKCNHSWFPVWAIALASGMRSSELYALRKDNVLLKEGLIRICESWDREEDEAKSTKAGYWRNAPIAQTLRPMIKRLLESTPGEFLLPRFTEWERGEQAKVLRSFCGQIGIPSIRFHTLRACFATHLLASGVDQATVMRIGGWKTFKTFEVYVRLAGVNEVGATDNMMGGFLDTDESVFEHASKILADDVAA from the coding sequence ATGGCAGCTCGAATCGTTATTCAAGATCGTAGAACGAAGAAAAAGGTTGTTTACGACTATGAGCAACTCAAAGATAAGGGGCAGGATGAAAAAGACATTCCTTTTGACCCCAAACTTCAGAAAAAATTTTATGAGGCCTATGTAAATAGGCGCAGTAAAAAAGATATTCGGATAAGAGTTCAACGAAAGGTCAAATGCAAGACTCTCGCAGATGCCAGAAAAGTTGAAAAGAAACTTATCCAACACGCCACTGAACTAATCGCAAGAGAAGAATCAAAAGGTAACACCTGGGGTGCGATCATAGACCTTTGGGAGTTTGAAGCAAAACGAGATTACGATGAAGTTGGTGTTTGTAGAAATCCGCAAACAGGCAAAGTCATCAAGCTCAAAACGGTTCATAATAGTGTGGCCATGCTCAAAGAATACACTAAGGACTGGCTTCAAACACCTGCAAGTGAACTGACACGAGTTCATGGAAAAGCGGTCATTCGATCGGCTGAAGAAGTCTATGAGGCCTATGGTTCAGTTAAGAGACTGCGAGGAGTTATTCAATCAGTCTATAACTTTGGAATTGAGGAAGGCATCATTACTGGGATCAAAAAAACTCCGGTTTGTGGTGTGGGAATTGATCTCAAAGAAGAAGATACTCTCCCCGAAATTCTAACCGCCAAACAAGTTAGAACACTTCTTCATGAAGCAAAAAAGTGCAACCATTCTTGGTTTCCAGTCTGGGCCATTGCCCTTGCCAGCGGCATGAGATCGAGCGAACTCTATGCCCTCAGAAAGGACAATGTTCTTTTAAAAGAGGGTTTGATTAGAATTTGTGAATCTTGGGACAGGGAAGAGGACGAGGCCAAATCGACCAAGGCCGGTTACTGGCGCAATGCACCCATTGCCCAGACTCTAAGGCCTATGATTAAGAGACTTTTGGAATCAACACCAGGCGAGTTTTTGCTACCGCGATTTACTGAATGGGAACGTGGTGAGCAGGCCAAAGTGCTCAGAAGTTTTTGTGGGCAAATTGGTATCCCCTCAATTAGGTTTCATACTTTGAGGGCCTGCTTTGCAACTCACCTTTTGGCATCAGGCGTCGACCAAGCAACCGTCATGCGCATTGGAGGTTGGAAAACTTTTAAGACTTTCGAGGTCTATGTAAGACTGGCCGGAGTCAACGAAGTTGGTGCCACTGACAACATGATGGGCGGTTTTCTCGACACTGATGAAAGTGTTTTTGAACATGCATCAAAAATTCTAGCTGACGACGTAGCAGCGTAA
- a CDS encoding helix-turn-helix domain-containing protein, giving the protein MMKNNKGIAHKGDLSLFDNRIKWMTVKDTAKYLGRTENAIRLLIYRGVLTSYKLGRRTYLKLSEIDALIATSNLIQGGS; this is encoded by the coding sequence ATGATGAAAAATAATAAAGGGATCGCCCACAAGGGTGATCTCTCGCTCTTTGACAATCGAATAAAGTGGATGACAGTCAAAGATACTGCAAAGTATCTTGGCAGAACAGAAAATGCGATCAGACTCTTAATTTATAGAGGAGTTTTGACTTCCTATAAGTTAGGCAGAAGAACTTATCTAAAACTTTCTGAAATCGATGCTCTTATTGCGACCTCCAACTTAATTCAAGGGGGTTCGTAA